In a single window of the Pontibacter russatus genome:
- a CDS encoding ABC transporter ATP-binding protein: MDNNRKGTRGASQSDTEKKSFREQLGALKNLPKFFRLIWETSPRMTVANVLLRLFKSALPITLLYIGKLIIDEVVRLTDVAGDRDLTYLWVLVALELGLAVLSDLINRGITLMDSLLGDLFSNRTSVTLIEHAATLDLAQFEDATFYDKLERARRQTVTRVVLMSQVLSQVQDIVTIGFLAAGLIAFNPWLILILLIAVVPSFLGESHFNERTYSLSRSWTPERRELDYLRYIGASDETAKEIKTFNLSGFLASRFKELSDRYYALNKSITVKRAVWGSALSAIGTLAYYGAYIFILFQTVMGVITIGSLTFLAGSFSSMRGLLQGIMTRFSQIAESSLYLQDLFDFLELKPQITPPANPLPLPRPIRQGFTFENVGFKYHNSERWAVRHLSFHLKAGEKMALVGENGAGKTTLVKLLARLYEPSEGRILLDGVDLREYDLNDLRHQVGIIFQDYVRFQMTASDNIAIGQISNILDKERIQGSAQKSLADLVIQRLPDKYDQVLGKRFEKGVELSGGEWQKVALARAYMRDAQLLILDEPTSALDARAEHEVFLRFSELIEGRTAVLISHRFSTVRMADRILFLEQGQLKELGTHEELLARNGKYAELFLLQAKGYM; the protein is encoded by the coding sequence ATGGACAACAACAGGAAAGGCACCAGAGGCGCCAGCCAATCAGACACGGAGAAGAAAAGCTTTCGGGAGCAACTGGGCGCTCTGAAGAATCTGCCCAAGTTCTTCCGGCTCATCTGGGAGACGAGCCCGCGCATGACAGTTGCCAACGTGCTGCTGCGCCTGTTCAAATCTGCGCTGCCGATTACGCTGCTCTATATAGGCAAGCTGATCATAGACGAGGTGGTGCGGCTGACGGATGTGGCGGGCGACCGCGACCTGACCTACCTGTGGGTGCTGGTGGCGCTGGAACTGGGGCTGGCCGTGCTGTCGGACCTGATAAACCGGGGCATCACGCTGATGGACAGCCTGCTGGGCGACCTCTTCTCGAACCGCACTTCCGTCACGCTGATAGAGCACGCCGCCACGCTGGACCTGGCGCAGTTCGAAGATGCTACTTTTTATGACAAGCTGGAGCGGGCCCGGCGGCAAACGGTCACGCGCGTGGTGCTTATGTCGCAGGTGCTCTCGCAGGTGCAGGACATTGTCACCATCGGCTTCCTGGCGGCCGGTTTGATAGCATTCAACCCCTGGCTCATCCTGATTCTGCTGATTGCCGTGGTGCCGTCTTTTCTGGGGGAAAGCCACTTCAACGAGCGCACCTACTCCCTCTCCCGCTCCTGGACGCCCGAGCGCCGTGAGCTGGACTACCTGCGCTATATAGGCGCCTCCGACGAAACCGCCAAAGAAATCAAGACCTTCAACCTCTCGGGCTTCCTGGCCAGCCGCTTCAAAGAACTCTCCGACAGGTACTATGCCCTGAACAAAAGCATCACCGTGAAACGGGCCGTGTGGGGCAGCGCCCTCTCGGCCATCGGCACGCTGGCTTACTATGGTGCCTATATATTCATTTTGTTTCAGACGGTGATGGGCGTGATAACCATTGGTAGCCTCACGTTCCTGGCAGGCTCTTTCAGCAGCATGCGCGGTCTGCTACAGGGCATCATGACGCGCTTCTCCCAAATTGCCGAGAGTTCGCTTTACCTGCAGGACCTTTTTGATTTCCTGGAGCTGAAACCGCAGATCACGCCGCCCGCCAACCCGCTGCCGCTGCCGCGCCCCATCCGGCAGGGCTTTACTTTCGAGAATGTCGGCTTTAAGTACCACAACAGCGAAAGGTGGGCGGTGCGGCACCTGTCGTTTCATTTGAAGGCTGGGGAGAAAATGGCACTGGTGGGCGAGAACGGCGCTGGCAAAACCACGCTCGTGAAGCTGCTGGCACGGCTATATGAACCCTCCGAAGGCCGTATTCTGCTGGACGGCGTGGACCTGCGCGAGTATGACCTGAACGATCTTCGCCACCAGGTTGGCATTATTTTCCAGGACTACGTGCGCTTCCAGATGACCGCCTCCGACAACATCGCCATCGGCCAGATCAGCAATATCCTGGATAAGGAGCGCATCCAGGGGTCCGCCCAAAAGAGCCTCGCCGACCTTGTGATCCAGCGGCTGCCGGACAAGTACGACCAGGTGCTGGGCAAGCGTTTCGAGAAGGGCGTGGAGCTTTCGGGCGGTGAGTGGCAGAAGGTGGCGCTGGCCCGCGCCTATATGCGCGACGCGCAGCTCCTGATACTCGACGAACCCACCTCCGCTCTGGATGCCCGCGCCGAGCACGAGGTTTTCCTGCGCTTCTCCGAACTGATTGAAGGCCGCACCGCCGTCCTCATCTCCCACCGCTTCTCCACGGTGCGCATGGCCGACCGCATCCTGTTCCTGGAGCAGGGCCAGCTAAAGGAATTGGGCACGCACGAGGAACTGCTGGCGCGCAACGGCAAATATGCCGAGCTGTTCCTGCTGCAGGCAAAGGGGTATATGTAG
- a CDS encoding DUF3857 domain-containing protein → MNTFPENKPKHVRLLLLLLLLALWQPVTFASPRNVSVTPEPAWIKKLPTRTQTSISPGDVNGGFHYLQMSIQFEVARQERYYQYVYKLTTEEGVQNLSELNISFDPHYEQLQLHQVVVWRNGEPINQLDLDRVKVLQREQGMEQGIYDESLTAVLVLEDVRVGDVVAYSFTIKGGNPVFGGKFFSSFNLQGYDPMDELLVRLVAPQDRTIHYKLYRTDKKPGVATANGHTTYTWHLKDLPATPVDDETPSWFDPYPGVYLSEYSSWEEVAQWALPLYEGHEKPGKALQAKIDSISSAYGSDEARLEAALRFVQDEVRYLGFEAGIGGFKPRSPSAVYAQRFGDCKDKALLLCTMLRQMNIRASPALVNSTSAHIHNQLPSPQAFNHCIVRVELLGGQAYWYDATISKQRGDYKSIHLPNYGKALVIAPHTKDLADVAPPATDEPHVSAQEIYYMDGTESPVTLEVRTAYTGSEADYQRSYFATTSLKDIEKSYLNFYASQYPEIEKAADLAFEDMEASNTFTVIEKYSISNFWAEQEENGEVLEAWFSPQVLRGYIRQPKTSKRTMPLALSHPLYIEQKITVLLPESWPIANAEKEIADDAFFFRKTVDYGPGGKELTLHYSYQSHQDYVEAEATAGYLRNQKALLEELSYGLTYNKALAAGAETDFSWAVLLLVLVLTGGFAFGAYKLYFWDPVPAYGNDIWSSRESIGGWLVLPLIGLFFTPVRVLNFLVSNEYFNQKVWDELLNASSNVYSPALVGVSMAELAVNVAFMVYSVLLIFLFIRRRSSVPKLMVIFYTANACFVLSDYMLVRALNLPTASATEGISTIVGALVGAAIWIPYFNLSERVKATFVEQLQPAPVYEEEVEALNEDEQIEA, encoded by the coding sequence ATGAACACTTTTCCTGAAAACAAACCTAAGCATGTCAGGTTGCTGCTCTTGCTGCTGCTTCTGGCCTTGTGGCAACCGGTCACCTTTGCTTCTCCCCGCAACGTATCGGTAACGCCCGAGCCGGCCTGGATCAAAAAACTCCCCACCCGCACCCAGACCAGCATCAGCCCGGGCGATGTGAACGGCGGTTTCCATTACCTGCAGATGAGCATACAGTTTGAGGTGGCGCGGCAGGAGCGGTATTACCAGTATGTGTACAAACTCACGACAGAGGAGGGCGTGCAGAACCTTTCGGAGCTGAACATCTCCTTCGACCCCCACTACGAGCAATTGCAACTGCACCAGGTGGTGGTGTGGCGCAACGGGGAGCCCATCAACCAACTGGACCTGGACAGGGTGAAGGTGCTGCAGCGCGAGCAAGGCATGGAACAGGGCATCTATGACGAAAGCCTGACGGCCGTGCTGGTGCTGGAGGATGTGCGCGTGGGGGATGTGGTGGCGTATTCCTTCACCATTAAAGGCGGCAACCCGGTGTTCGGCGGCAAGTTCTTCAGCTCCTTCAACCTGCAGGGCTACGACCCGATGGACGAACTGCTGGTGCGCCTGGTGGCCCCGCAGGACCGCACCATCCACTACAAGCTGTACCGCACCGACAAGAAACCGGGAGTGGCCACGGCCAACGGCCACACCACCTACACCTGGCACCTGAAAGACCTGCCCGCCACCCCCGTCGACGATGAGACACCGTCGTGGTTCGACCCGTACCCTGGCGTCTACCTGTCGGAGTACAGCTCGTGGGAGGAGGTGGCGCAGTGGGCGCTGCCGCTGTATGAGGGGCATGAGAAGCCAGGCAAGGCGCTGCAGGCGAAGATAGACAGCATCAGCAGCGCCTACGGCAGCGACGAGGCCCGGCTGGAGGCGGCGCTGCGCTTTGTGCAGGACGAGGTGCGCTACCTGGGCTTTGAGGCGGGCATCGGCGGCTTCAAGCCCCGCTCCCCGTCGGCGGTATATGCGCAGCGCTTCGGCGACTGCAAAGACAAGGCCCTGCTGCTGTGTACCATGCTGCGCCAGATGAACATCAGGGCCAGCCCGGCGCTGGTCAATTCCACGTCGGCGCATATACACAACCAGTTGCCCTCGCCGCAGGCCTTCAACCACTGCATTGTGCGGGTCGAGCTGCTGGGCGGGCAGGCCTACTGGTACGACGCCACCATCAGCAAGCAGCGCGGCGACTACAAAAGCATTCACCTGCCCAACTACGGCAAAGCGCTCGTTATCGCCCCGCACACGAAAGACCTGGCCGATGTTGCACCGCCCGCCACAGACGAGCCGCACGTCAGCGCGCAGGAGATATACTATATGGACGGCACAGAAAGCCCCGTGACGCTGGAGGTGCGCACCGCCTACACCGGCTCGGAGGCCGATTACCAGCGGAGCTACTTCGCCACCACCAGCCTGAAGGACATCGAGAAGAGCTACCTGAACTTCTACGCCAGCCAGTACCCGGAGATTGAGAAAGCCGCCGACCTGGCGTTCGAGGACATGGAGGCCAGCAATACCTTCACCGTTATCGAGAAGTACAGCATCAGCAATTTCTGGGCGGAACAGGAAGAAAACGGGGAGGTGCTGGAGGCGTGGTTCTCGCCCCAGGTGCTGCGCGGCTATATACGCCAGCCCAAAACGAGCAAGCGAACCATGCCGCTCGCGCTGAGCCACCCCTTATATATAGAGCAGAAGATAACGGTGCTGCTGCCGGAGAGCTGGCCCATCGCCAACGCGGAAAAGGAGATAGCCGACGATGCCTTCTTCTTCCGGAAAACAGTGGACTACGGCCCGGGCGGAAAAGAACTCACGCTGCACTACTCGTATCAGTCGCACCAGGATTATGTGGAGGCCGAAGCCACCGCCGGCTACCTGCGCAACCAGAAAGCCCTGCTGGAGGAACTGAGCTACGGCCTGACCTATAACAAGGCGCTTGCCGCTGGCGCTGAGACCGACTTTAGCTGGGCGGTGCTGCTCCTGGTGCTGGTGCTGACGGGCGGCTTCGCTTTCGGGGCATATAAATTGTATTTCTGGGATCCTGTGCCAGCCTACGGAAACGACATCTGGAGCAGCAGGGAGAGCATCGGCGGCTGGCTGGTGCTGCCTCTCATCGGGCTGTTCTTCACGCCGGTGCGCGTGCTGAATTTCCTGGTATCGAACGAGTATTTTAACCAGAAGGTGTGGGACGAGCTGCTGAATGCCTCCTCCAACGTGTACTCGCCCGCGCTGGTGGGAGTGTCCATGGCCGAGCTCGCCGTGAACGTGGCATTTATGGTATATAGCGTGCTGTTGATCTTCCTGTTCATCCGGCGGCGCAGCAGCGTCCCGAAGCTGATGGTGATTTTTTATACCGCTAACGCCTGTTTCGTGCTGTCCGACTATATGCTGGTGCGGGCCCTGAACCTGCCGACCGCAAGCGCCACGGAAGGCATCAGCACGATTGTGGGCGCCCTGGTGGGCGCCGCCATCTGGATTCCGTATTTCAACCTGTCCGAAAGAGTGAAGGCGACCTTCGTGGAGCAACTGCAGCCAGCACCGGTTTATGAGGAGGAGGTAGAGGCGCTGAATGAGGATGAACAGATTGAGGCGTAG
- a CDS encoding glutathione synthetase: protein MNIAFVVNDISTEKASYTTIFLAQRMHNQGHNVYLTGVGDLAYYPDGYMGATAVQADPKHKYKSPATYIEAVQGEKATRTRITAPDLDIIMLRNDPSAEGEGRAWAQNAGIIFGQLAMRHGVIVLNDPTSLSDAVNKMYFQHFPEAVRPRTLITRDKNEIKEFFSEQKNNIILKPLQGSGGSGVFMVKKEDATNLNQIVEAISRDGYVIAQEYLPEATEGDVRLFVMNGEALQHKGKYCAIRRVNSKDDIRSNMHAGGSAVAAKVDQRMLDLVELVRPKLIQDGMFLVGLDIVGSKLMEINVFSPGALPDASELEGVDFSEPVIAALERKVHYKKTYGTQVDNKTVAMI from the coding sequence ATGAATATAGCATTTGTAGTAAACGACATCAGCACCGAGAAAGCCTCCTATACCACCATTTTCCTGGCGCAGCGCATGCACAACCAGGGGCACAACGTGTACCTGACCGGCGTGGGCGACCTGGCCTATTACCCCGACGGCTATATGGGCGCCACCGCCGTGCAGGCCGACCCAAAGCACAAGTACAAATCCCCGGCTACCTATATAGAGGCCGTACAAGGCGAGAAGGCCACCCGTACGCGCATCACCGCCCCGGACCTGGACATCATCATGCTCCGCAACGACCCTTCCGCTGAGGGCGAGGGCCGCGCCTGGGCACAGAACGCGGGCATTATTTTCGGGCAGCTGGCCATGCGCCATGGCGTGATTGTGCTCAACGACCCCACCTCGCTCTCCGATGCCGTGAACAAGATGTACTTCCAGCATTTCCCGGAGGCCGTGCGCCCGCGCACCCTCATCACGCGCGACAAGAATGAGATCAAGGAGTTCTTCAGTGAGCAGAAGAACAACATCATCCTGAAGCCGCTGCAGGGCTCCGGCGGCTCGGGCGTATTTATGGTGAAGAAAGAAGACGCCACCAACCTGAACCAGATTGTGGAGGCCATCAGCCGCGACGGCTACGTGATAGCCCAGGAATACCTGCCGGAGGCCACCGAGGGCGACGTGCGCCTGTTTGTGATGAACGGCGAGGCGCTGCAGCACAAAGGCAAGTACTGCGCCATTCGCCGCGTCAACAGCAAGGACGACATCCGGAGCAACATGCACGCGGGCGGCTCGGCTGTGGCGGCCAAGGTAGACCAGCGCATGCTGGACCTGGTGGAGCTGGTGCGCCCGAAACTGATACAGGACGGGATGTTCCTGGTGGGCCTGGATATTGTGGGAAGTAAGCTGATGGAGATCAACGTGTTCAGCCCCGGTGCCTTGCCGGACGCCAGCGAGCTGGAGGGCGTGGACTTCTCGGAGCCCGTGATTGCGGCGCTGGAGCGGAAAGTGCATTACAAAAAAACCTACGGCACGCAGGTTGACAACAAGACCGTGGCGATGATTTGA
- a CDS encoding flavohemoglobin expression-modulating QEGLA motif protein, producing the protein MMEDISDSFIKKVRKSLKRGKQVHRRLPQGGLVYIDRPLPFLVLFRHPAGNPDHATADFAKATASYIISHEEQMPALQELIRAVAEEMADQFGAFMILELLAAPSADSDTPLFRVLGPEKQLPATISTLTQELEQIKISGIHTSVETASNKALLEGPLRLMPEEELKKHSYLMLGLEMKPVYSDSKTGRAYPLLLRTLREKLSNAIKKTVFDFLSVQTATKPVHFQALGRQAVNRVVWRIDKQLTAISDQFQFLLLVTPVNNNEAWEEFRKAKFSKAPTFHYRLMPVDADQLKRTLYNIPIEKIDDPTLGFLFRDKRHELDKMLTMLADRNTPDFIYSSMQLFGGVDDQLLKVAEGILAAIPEPVRDADAEIIPVPEFAALAGQEIDFLKAQYKGVDSGVDVRDDVVGLIVSKGRLNVGTDAKIPRHRAQALIQHEVGTHILTYFNGKAQPLQQLYVGSPGYEELQEGLAVLSEYLVGGLDQDRMRILAARVVTVYHLTKGCSFTDNFHRLKDAYHFDEETAFDIAMRVHRGGGLTKDAVYLRGLVHLLDYLKQGHELEPLLIGKIRQDYIPIVQELIYRNVLRPVPIKPRYLLDPAIKPKLEQLKAGISVFNLL; encoded by the coding sequence ATGATGGAAGATATATCCGACAGCTTCATAAAGAAGGTGCGCAAAAGCCTGAAGCGCGGCAAGCAGGTACACCGGCGGCTGCCGCAGGGCGGGCTCGTCTATATAGACCGGCCCCTGCCCTTCCTGGTGCTTTTCCGCCACCCCGCCGGAAACCCCGACCACGCCACCGCCGACTTTGCGAAGGCCACGGCTTCCTATATCATCTCGCATGAGGAGCAGATGCCCGCTTTGCAGGAGCTGATAAGGGCGGTGGCGGAAGAGATGGCCGATCAGTTTGGCGCTTTTATGATACTGGAGTTGCTGGCTGCCCCCTCCGCAGACTCGGATACGCCACTGTTCAGGGTGCTGGGGCCGGAGAAGCAGCTGCCCGCCACCATCAGCACGCTGACCCAGGAGCTGGAGCAAATCAAAATCAGCGGCATCCACACTTCCGTGGAGACGGCCTCGAACAAGGCGCTGCTGGAAGGCCCGCTGCGCCTGATGCCGGAAGAAGAACTCAAAAAGCACAGCTACCTGATGCTCGGGCTGGAGATGAAGCCCGTTTACTCCGACAGCAAGACCGGTAGGGCTTACCCCCTGCTGCTCCGCACGCTCCGCGAGAAGCTCTCCAACGCCATCAAGAAAACGGTCTTTGACTTCCTGTCGGTGCAGACAGCCACCAAGCCCGTGCATTTCCAGGCGCTGGGGCGGCAGGCCGTGAACCGCGTGGTGTGGCGCATCGACAAGCAGCTGACCGCCATCAGCGACCAGTTCCAGTTTCTGCTGCTGGTGACGCCGGTGAACAACAACGAGGCCTGGGAGGAGTTCCGGAAGGCAAAATTCAGCAAGGCGCCCACGTTCCATTACCGCCTGATGCCCGTGGATGCTGACCAGCTGAAACGCACGCTCTACAACATCCCCATCGAGAAAATCGACGACCCCACCCTGGGCTTCCTGTTCCGGGACAAGCGCCACGAGTTGGACAAGATGCTGACCATGCTCGCCGACCGCAACACACCCGACTTTATATATAGCAGCATGCAGCTTTTCGGCGGGGTGGACGACCAGTTGCTGAAAGTGGCGGAGGGCATTCTGGCGGCCATCCCGGAGCCTGTCCGGGATGCTGACGCGGAAATTATACCTGTTCCAGAATTCGCTGCGCTGGCCGGGCAGGAGATTGATTTTCTGAAGGCCCAGTACAAAGGCGTGGACTCGGGGGTGGACGTGCGGGACGACGTGGTGGGCCTGATTGTGTCGAAGGGCAGGCTGAATGTGGGCACCGATGCCAAAATACCGCGCCACCGGGCGCAGGCGCTCATCCAGCACGAGGTAGGCACGCACATCCTGACGTATTTCAACGGCAAGGCCCAGCCGCTGCAGCAACTGTACGTGGGCAGCCCCGGCTACGAGGAGTTGCAGGAGGGGCTGGCCGTGCTGAGCGAATACCTGGTGGGCGGCCTCGACCAGGACAGGATGCGCATACTGGCGGCGCGCGTGGTAACGGTCTACCATCTTACCAAGGGCTGCAGCTTCACCGACAATTTCCACCGCCTGAAAGACGCGTATCATTTCGATGAGGAAACCGCTTTCGACATTGCCATGCGCGTACACCGCGGCGGCGGCCTCACCAAGGACGCCGTGTACCTGCGCGGCCTCGTACACCTGCTCGACTACCTGAAGCAGGGCCACGAGTTGGAGCCGCTGCTGATCGGCAAAATCCGGCAGGACTATATACCGATTGTGCAGGAGCTCATATATCGAAACGTGCTGCGGCCGGTGCCCATCAAGCCCCGCTACCTGCTCGATCCGGCCATCAAACCAAAACTGGAACAACTAAAGGCGGGCATATCAGTATTTAACCTATTGTAA
- a CDS encoding N-formylglutamate amidohydrolase, translated as MTQTKVDTVYYTLKRGESPLVATAIHSGHNVRQNISNLFALAAAERLREEDPFTDIWVAVADNQIIGHNSRFELDLNRPPEKAIYRQPEDAWGLDVWKQDLPETLAKESMSRYDRFYADVKQLLTEIKEQHGCFVVYDLHTYNHKRDGASAPAANPDENPEVNIGTGNMNREKWAPVVEAFTHSLHAYNYQGRHLDVRENVKFKGGHFMRWIHDTFGDKACVLSIEFKKFFMDEWTGEPDEEQVQEIKRALEHTTRPVLEALAQVCQP; from the coding sequence ATGACACAGACAAAAGTAGACACCGTTTACTATACCCTGAAGCGCGGCGAGAGCCCATTGGTGGCCACGGCCATCCACAGCGGGCACAACGTGCGCCAGAACATCAGCAACCTGTTTGCGCTGGCGGCGGCGGAGCGCCTGCGCGAGGAGGACCCCTTCACGGATATATGGGTGGCCGTGGCCGACAACCAGATCATCGGCCACAACTCCCGCTTTGAGCTGGACCTGAACCGGCCGCCCGAGAAAGCCATCTACCGCCAGCCCGAGGACGCCTGGGGCCTGGACGTGTGGAAGCAGGATTTGCCGGAGACGCTGGCAAAGGAATCCATGAGCCGCTACGACCGGTTTTATGCCGATGTAAAACAGCTGCTGACGGAAATAAAGGAACAGCACGGCTGCTTTGTGGTATATGACCTGCACACCTACAACCACAAGCGCGACGGCGCCTCAGCCCCCGCCGCCAACCCCGACGAAAACCCGGAAGTGAACATCGGCACCGGCAACATGAACCGCGAGAAATGGGCCCCGGTGGTGGAGGCATTCACACACAGCCTGCACGCCTACAACTACCAGGGCCGCCACCTGGACGTGCGCGAGAACGTGAAGTTCAAAGGCGGCCATTTCATGCGCTGGATTCACGACACCTTCGGCGACAAGGCCTGCGTGCTGAGCATTGAGTTCAAGAAGTTTTTCATGGATGAGTGGACGGGCGAGCCGGACGAGGAGCAGGTGCAGGAGATAAAGAGGGCACTGGAGCATACGACCCGGCCGGTACTGGAGGCGCTGGCGCAGGTGTGCCAGCCGTAA
- a CDS encoding zinc-ribbon domain-containing protein yields the protein MTAPDEKKTKTCPNCGEEVPLRTKQCPNCGQLLGGSSRQSRHWLRTLTPTEIFLLVLGSLMLTVFLVAL from the coding sequence ATGACCGCCCCTGATGAGAAGAAAACCAAAACCTGCCCCAACTGCGGGGAAGAGGTGCCTCTCCGCACAAAGCAGTGCCCCAACTGCGGCCAATTGCTGGGGGGCAGCTCCAGGCAGAGCCGGCACTGGCTCAGGACCCTCACACCCACCGAGATTTTCCTGCTGGTGCTGGGCAGCCTGATGCTGACGGTTTTCCTGGTGGCTTTATAA
- a CDS encoding head GIN domain-containing protein — protein sequence MKTIKYYMTALAVFTLALLLADAPLMAQQLRGNGNMQTQDRKVSGFEGINVGGGFTVELTQGNKESLRLEAEENLLSNIKTEVRNGVLHIYNEDGVTTSKGMKAYITIQELNSMEISGGVKVIGKSPFRSDALKLELSGASNVKLDIDTKELKADMSGASKAELTGKAGEVDMSLSGASKVEAADLQAKNVKVEASGASKVKLYATESLDIDASGASFVYYKGSPSITAETSSAAKVSRL from the coding sequence ATGAAGACGATCAAATATTACATGACCGCCCTTGCCGTATTCACCCTCGCGCTGCTGCTGGCAGACGCGCCCCTGATGGCCCAGCAACTGCGCGGCAATGGCAACATGCAGACGCAGGACCGCAAGGTGTCCGGGTTTGAGGGAATCAACGTGGGTGGCGGCTTTACCGTGGAGCTGACCCAGGGCAACAAGGAGAGCCTGCGCCTGGAGGCAGAGGAAAACCTGCTGAGTAATATCAAAACGGAGGTGCGCAATGGCGTGCTCCACATCTACAACGAGGACGGCGTGACAACCAGCAAAGGCATGAAAGCCTACATCACCATACAGGAGCTGAACAGCATGGAGATCAGCGGCGGCGTGAAAGTGATCGGAAAATCACCCTTCCGATCGGATGCGCTGAAACTGGAACTGAGCGGGGCCTCCAACGTGAAACTTGACATCGACACCAAGGAGCTGAAGGCAGATATGAGCGGCGCAAGCAAAGCCGAACTGACAGGCAAGGCCGGTGAAGTGGATATGAGCCTGTCGGGAGCCTCGAAGGTGGAGGCGGCTGACCTGCAGGCAAAAAATGTGAAGGTAGAGGCCAGCGGTGCCAGCAAAGTGAAGCTATATGCCACCGAGTCGCTGGACATAGATGCCTCCGGCGCTTCTTTCGTTTATTACAAAGGCAGCCCGAGCATCACCGCCGAAACATCGTCGGCCGCCAAAGTGTCCAGGCTCTGA
- a CDS encoding M20/M25/M40 family metallo-hydrolase: protein MTFKLNLTRRVLAPALVAGLLLSFQTFAQEPVRQDDEIKQMVKQVSAQRLEQLVQKMVDFGTRHSLSSTTSKKEGIGAAREWVKSEFEKYAQASGGRMTVEMDRYTVKADGRRIPQDVEMANVMATLKGTDSSDDRVIIVGGHLDSRVTDVMDAKSKAPGANDDASGVAMVMEMARIMASRQFPATLVFVAFQGEEQGLYGSRHLAERAKKENWNLVAMLNNDVVGNSYSAETGLHNNTTVRVFSEGTPANETEEQARLRRTMGTENDSPSRSLARYMENVGEKYVDQLDVILVYRADRFLRGGDHTPFNQNGFAAVRMSETNEDFDHQHQDIRKENGKQYGDLIEYMDFEYLRKNTGVNLATMASLAWAPASPQQASVLTADLTNTTQLQWEAPAKGEKPAGYFVLMRGTSSPAWEKKFFVKDTKADLNYSKDNYFFAVQAVDAEGHASLPVLPVPVR from the coding sequence ATGACCTTTAAACTGAACCTTACCCGGCGGGTGCTGGCGCCTGCACTGGTGGCAGGCCTTCTCCTTTCCTTCCAAACCTTTGCCCAGGAGCCCGTGCGCCAGGACGACGAGATAAAGCAGATGGTGAAGCAGGTGTCGGCGCAGCGCCTGGAGCAACTGGTGCAGAAGATGGTGGATTTTGGCACCCGCCACTCCCTCAGCAGCACCACCAGCAAGAAAGAAGGTATCGGGGCCGCCCGCGAGTGGGTGAAGTCGGAGTTTGAGAAATATGCCCAGGCCTCCGGCGGCCGCATGACCGTGGAGATGGACCGCTATACAGTGAAGGCCGACGGGCGGCGCATTCCGCAGGACGTGGAGATGGCCAATGTGATGGCCACCCTGAAAGGCACCGACTCGAGCGATGACCGCGTGATTATTGTGGGCGGCCACCTGGACTCGCGCGTGACGGACGTGATGGACGCCAAAAGCAAAGCGCCCGGCGCGAACGACGATGCCTCGGGGGTGGCCATGGTGATGGAGATGGCCCGTATCATGGCCTCCAGGCAGTTCCCGGCAACGCTGGTGTTCGTGGCTTTTCAGGGCGAGGAGCAGGGGCTATATGGCTCCAGGCACCTGGCAGAGCGCGCCAAGAAAGAGAACTGGAACCTGGTGGCGATGCTCAACAATGACGTGGTGGGCAACTCCTACTCCGCCGAAACCGGCCTGCACAACAACACCACCGTGCGCGTTTTCAGCGAGGGCACTCCCGCGAACGAAACTGAAGAGCAGGCGCGCCTGCGCAGAACCATGGGCACTGAGAACGACAGCCCGAGCCGCAGCCTCGCCCGCTATATGGAGAACGTGGGCGAGAAGTATGTCGACCAGCTGGATGTGATACTGGTGTACCGCGCTGACCGCTTCCTGCGGGGCGGCGACCACACGCCTTTCAACCAGAACGGCTTTGCGGCAGTGCGCATGAGCGAAACCAACGAGGACTTTGACCACCAGCACCAGGACATCCGCAAGGAAAACGGCAAGCAGTACGGCGACCTGATCGAATATATGGACTTTGAGTATTTGCGCAAAAACACCGGTGTGAACCTGGCGACGATGGCCAGCCTGGCCTGGGCGCCCGCCTCCCCCCAGCAAGCAAGCGTGCTCACCGCCGACCTCACCAACACCACGCAACTGCAGTGGGAGGCACCGGCCAAAGGCGAAAAACCGGCAGGCTATTTTGTGCTGATGCGCGGGACCAGCAGCCCGGCCTGGGAAAAGAAGTTCTTCGTGAAGGACACGAAGGCCGACCTCAACTACTCCAAAGACAATTACTTTTTCGCGGTGCAGGCCGTGGACGCGGAGGGCCACGCCAGCCTGCCGGTGCTGCCGGTCCCGGTACGGTAG